In Lepidochelys kempii isolate rLepKem1 chromosome 8, rLepKem1.hap2, whole genome shotgun sequence, a single genomic region encodes these proteins:
- the PAIP2 gene encoding polyadenylate-binding protein-interacting protein 2 isoform X1: MLWRLQLKGSTMKDPSRSSTSPSIINEDVIINGHSHEDDNPFAEYMWMENEEEFNRQIEEELWEEEFIERCFQEMLEEEEEHEWFIPARDLPQTMDQIQDQFNDLVISDSSSLEDLVVKSNLNPNAKEFVPGVKY, encoded by the exons ATGCTTTGGAG GCTTCAACTCAAAGGCTCAACCATGAAAGATCCAAGTCGCAGCAGTACTAGCCCAAGCATCATCAACGAAGATGTGATTATTAATGGTCACTCTCATGAAGACGACAATCCATTCGCTGAGTATATGTGGATGGAAAATGAAGAGGAGTTTAACAGACAG ATTGAAGAGGAGTTATGGGAAGAAGAATTTATTGAGCGTTGTTTCCAGGAAAtgctggaagaggaggaagaacatGAGTGGTTTATTCCCGCTCGAGACCTCCCACAAACAATGGATCAAATCCAGGACCAGTTTAATGACCTCGTTATCAGTGACAGCTCATCACTGGAGGATCTGGTG GTCAAGAGTAATCTGAATCCAAACGCAAAGGAGTTTGTTCCAGGGGTGAAGTACTAA
- the PAIP2 gene encoding polyadenylate-binding protein-interacting protein 2 isoform X2, with the protein MKDPSRSSTSPSIINEDVIINGHSHEDDNPFAEYMWMENEEEFNRQIEEELWEEEFIERCFQEMLEEEEEHEWFIPARDLPQTMDQIQDQFNDLVISDSSSLEDLVVKSNLNPNAKEFVPGVKY; encoded by the exons ATGAAAGATCCAAGTCGCAGCAGTACTAGCCCAAGCATCATCAACGAAGATGTGATTATTAATGGTCACTCTCATGAAGACGACAATCCATTCGCTGAGTATATGTGGATGGAAAATGAAGAGGAGTTTAACAGACAG ATTGAAGAGGAGTTATGGGAAGAAGAATTTATTGAGCGTTGTTTCCAGGAAAtgctggaagaggaggaagaacatGAGTGGTTTATTCCCGCTCGAGACCTCCCACAAACAATGGATCAAATCCAGGACCAGTTTAATGACCTCGTTATCAGTGACAGCTCATCACTGGAGGATCTGGTG GTCAAGAGTAATCTGAATCCAAACGCAAAGGAGTTTGTTCCAGGGGTGAAGTACTAA
- the SLC23A1 gene encoding solute carrier family 23 member 1 isoform X3 — protein sequence MGNSSEDLSQTKNGNAASTWHEGTPEIITENSYGKELESEDKLLSLAASLCFLPLLVLKSSFLHFQRQATDTGREQKEFDMIYKIEDVPPWYLCILLGFQHYLTCFSGTIAVPFLLAESLCVGKDQYTVSQLIGTIFTCVGITTLIQTTLGIRSIFLIVLFAQYLRNATFRLPGYKWGKGCIVFRLQIFKMFPIILAIMMVWLLCYILTLTDVFPRDAEAYGYKARTDARGKIMSTAPWFRLPYPCQWGLPTVTAAAVLGMFSATLAGIIESIGDYYACARLAGAPAPPIHAINRGIFTEGISCIIAGLLGTGNGSTSSSPNIGVLGITKVGSRRVVQYGAGIMLVLGTIGKFTALFASLPDPILGGMFCTLFGMITAVGLSNLQFVDMNSSRNLFILGFAMFFGLTLPNYLDSRPNAINTGVPEVDQILTVLLTTEMFVGGGIAFILDNTIPGTQEERGLVQWKAGAHADRTTAANLKSYDFPFGMSVVKRIQWFTYVPVCPVFKGFHSRKRNCDTMENVQENTDNLFICTKV from the exons ATGGGGAACAGTTCGGAAGATTTGTCTCAAACCAAG AATGGAAATGCAGCTTCCACCTGGCACGAGGGGACCCCCGAAATCATCACCGAGAATTCATATGGGAAGGAGCTGGAGAGCGAGGACAAG CTTCTCAGCCTAGCTGCCAGCCTCTGCTTTCTGCCCCTGCTGGTGCTGAAATCGTCCTTCCTCCATTTCCAGCGCCAAGCCACAGACacagggagggagcagaaagaatTCGACATGATCTATAAAATAGAAGACGTGCCCCCATGGTACCTCTGCATCCTGCTTGGCTTTCAG CACTACCTGACCTGTTTCAGTGGGACGATCGCTGTCCCGTTCCTCCTGGCAGAGTCCCTGTGTGTGGGAAAGGACCAATACACAGTCAGCCAGCTCATCGGCACCATATTCACCTGCGTCGGGATCACCACACTAATCCAGACCACGCTGGGGATCCG aTCCATTTTTCTGATTGTTTTATTTGCCCAGTACCTGCGAAATGCGACCTTTCGGCTGCCTGGGTACAAATGGGGGAAAGGCTGTATTGTGTTCAGGCTACAGATCTTCAAAATGTTCCCG ATCATCCTGGCCATCATGATGGTGTGGCTGTTGTGCTATATTTTAACATTGACGGACGTTTTCCCACGCGATGCTGAGGCATATGGCTACAAGGCCAGGACAGACGCCAGGGGGAAAATCATGTCAACTGCACCCTGGTTCCGCCTACCATATCCTT GTCAGTGGGGCTTGCCCACCGTGACGGCAGCAGCTGTGTTAGGGATGTTCAGCGCTACCCTGGCTGGCATTATCGAGTCCATCGGGGATTACTACGCCTGCgccaggctggcaggggctccAGCGCCACCCATCCACGCTATCAATAG AGGCATTTTTACAGAGGGGATCTCCTGTATCATAGCTGGGCTGCTGGGAACGGGCAACGGCTCCACATCCTCGAGCCCCAACATCGGCGTCTTGGGCATCACAAAG GTGGGAAGCAGAAGAGTGGTGCAATATGGAGCTGGGATCATGCTTGTTTTGGGAACCATCGGCAAGTTCACGGCTCTGTTTGCCTCACTCCCTGACCCTATCCTCGGAGGGATGTTCTGTACATTATTCG GAATGATCACAGCTGTTGGCCTTTCCAACCTGCAGTTCGTTGATATGAACTCATCCCGCAATCTTTTCATTCTGGGATTCGCAATGTTTTTTGGGCTGACGTTGCCAAACTACTTGGATTCACGCCCCAATGCCATTAACACAG GTGTTCCTGAAGTCGACCAAATATTAACAGTGCTGTTAACAACGGAAATGTTTGTTGGGGGTGGCATTGCCTTCATATTGGACAACACCATTCCAG GGACACAGGAGGAGCGTGGGCTGGTTCAGTGGAAGGCTGGAGCACATGCAGACAGAACCACAGCTGCAAATTTGAAAAGCTACGATTTTCCATTTGGAATGAGTGTGGTAAAAAGGATCCAGTGGTTCACGTATGTGCCAGTATGCCCTGTTTTCAAGGGATTTCATTCAAGGAAAAGGAATTGTGACACAATGGAAAATGTACAAGAGAACACAGACAACCTGTTCATATGTACTAAGGTCTGA
- the SLC23A1 gene encoding solute carrier family 23 member 1 isoform X2 codes for MGNSSEDLSQTKNGNAASTWHEGTPEIITENSYGKELESEDKRQATDTGREQKEFDMIYKIEDVPPWYLCILLGFQHYLTCFSGTIAVPFLLAESLCVGKDQYTVSQLIGTIFTCVGITTLIQTTLGIRLPLFQASALAFLVPAKSILALEKWKCPPEEEIYGNWTLPLNTSHVWHPRMREIQGAIIVSSLVEVVIGLVGLPGALLSYIGPLTVTPTVSLIGLSVFQAAGDRAGSHWGIAALSIFLIVLFAQYLRNATFRLPGYKWGKGCIVFRLQIFKMFPIILAIMMVWLLCYILTLTDVFPRDAEAYGYKARTDARGKIMSTAPWFRLPYPCQWGLPTVTAAAVLGMFSATLAGIIESIGDYYACARLAGAPAPPIHAINRGIFTEGISCIIAGLLGTGNGSTSSSPNIGVLGITKVGSRRVVQYGAGIMLVLGTIGKFTALFASLPDPILGGMFCTLFGMITAVGLSNLQFVDMNSSRNLFILGFAMFFGLTLPNYLDSRPNAINTGVPEVDQILTVLLTTEMFVGGGIAFILDNTIPGTQEERGLVQWKAGAHADRTTAANLKSYDFPFGMSVVKRIQWFTYVPVCPVFKGFHSRKRNCDTMENVQENTDNLFICTKV; via the exons ATGGGGAACAGTTCGGAAGATTTGTCTCAAACCAAG AATGGAAATGCAGCTTCCACCTGGCACGAGGGGACCCCCGAAATCATCACCGAGAATTCATATGGGAAGGAGCTGGAGAGCGAGGACAAG CGCCAAGCCACAGACacagggagggagcagaaagaatTCGACATGATCTATAAAATAGAAGACGTGCCCCCATGGTACCTCTGCATCCTGCTTGGCTTTCAG CACTACCTGACCTGTTTCAGTGGGACGATCGCTGTCCCGTTCCTCCTGGCAGAGTCCCTGTGTGTGGGAAAGGACCAATACACAGTCAGCCAGCTCATCGGCACCATATTCACCTGCGTCGGGATCACCACACTAATCCAGACCACGCTGGGGATCCG ACTCCCCCTGTTTCAAGCAAGCGCACTCGCCTTTCTGGTTCCTGCAAAGTCCATCCTGGCCCTGGAGAAATGGAAATGTCCCCCAGAAG AGGAGATCTACGGCAATTGGACGTTACCGCTGAACACATCTCACGTGTGGCACCCGAGGATGAGAGAA ATCCAAGGGGCGATCATCGTGTCCAGCCTGGTGGAAGTGGTGATCGGGCTTGTGGGGCTGCCAGGAGCGCTGCTCAGCTACATTGGACCTCTCACCGTCACTCCCACTGTCTCCCTGATAGGACTGTCAGTCTTCCAAGCTGCGGGGGATCGTGCAGGATCTCACTGGGGCATTGCAGCACT aTCCATTTTTCTGATTGTTTTATTTGCCCAGTACCTGCGAAATGCGACCTTTCGGCTGCCTGGGTACAAATGGGGGAAAGGCTGTATTGTGTTCAGGCTACAGATCTTCAAAATGTTCCCG ATCATCCTGGCCATCATGATGGTGTGGCTGTTGTGCTATATTTTAACATTGACGGACGTTTTCCCACGCGATGCTGAGGCATATGGCTACAAGGCCAGGACAGACGCCAGGGGGAAAATCATGTCAACTGCACCCTGGTTCCGCCTACCATATCCTT GTCAGTGGGGCTTGCCCACCGTGACGGCAGCAGCTGTGTTAGGGATGTTCAGCGCTACCCTGGCTGGCATTATCGAGTCCATCGGGGATTACTACGCCTGCgccaggctggcaggggctccAGCGCCACCCATCCACGCTATCAATAG AGGCATTTTTACAGAGGGGATCTCCTGTATCATAGCTGGGCTGCTGGGAACGGGCAACGGCTCCACATCCTCGAGCCCCAACATCGGCGTCTTGGGCATCACAAAG GTGGGAAGCAGAAGAGTGGTGCAATATGGAGCTGGGATCATGCTTGTTTTGGGAACCATCGGCAAGTTCACGGCTCTGTTTGCCTCACTCCCTGACCCTATCCTCGGAGGGATGTTCTGTACATTATTCG GAATGATCACAGCTGTTGGCCTTTCCAACCTGCAGTTCGTTGATATGAACTCATCCCGCAATCTTTTCATTCTGGGATTCGCAATGTTTTTTGGGCTGACGTTGCCAAACTACTTGGATTCACGCCCCAATGCCATTAACACAG GTGTTCCTGAAGTCGACCAAATATTAACAGTGCTGTTAACAACGGAAATGTTTGTTGGGGGTGGCATTGCCTTCATATTGGACAACACCATTCCAG GGACACAGGAGGAGCGTGGGCTGGTTCAGTGGAAGGCTGGAGCACATGCAGACAGAACCACAGCTGCAAATTTGAAAAGCTACGATTTTCCATTTGGAATGAGTGTGGTAAAAAGGATCCAGTGGTTCACGTATGTGCCAGTATGCCCTGTTTTCAAGGGATTTCATTCAAGGAAAAGGAATTGTGACACAATGGAAAATGTACAAGAGAACACAGACAACCTGTTCATATGTACTAAGGTCTGA
- the SLC23A1 gene encoding solute carrier family 23 member 1 isoform X1, whose amino-acid sequence MGNSSEDLSQTKNGNAASTWHEGTPEIITENSYGKELESEDKLLSLAASLCFLPLLVLKSSFLHFQRQATDTGREQKEFDMIYKIEDVPPWYLCILLGFQHYLTCFSGTIAVPFLLAESLCVGKDQYTVSQLIGTIFTCVGITTLIQTTLGIRLPLFQASALAFLVPAKSILALEKWKCPPEEEIYGNWTLPLNTSHVWHPRMREIQGAIIVSSLVEVVIGLVGLPGALLSYIGPLTVTPTVSLIGLSVFQAAGDRAGSHWGIAALSIFLIVLFAQYLRNATFRLPGYKWGKGCIVFRLQIFKMFPIILAIMMVWLLCYILTLTDVFPRDAEAYGYKARTDARGKIMSTAPWFRLPYPCQWGLPTVTAAAVLGMFSATLAGIIESIGDYYACARLAGAPAPPIHAINRGIFTEGISCIIAGLLGTGNGSTSSSPNIGVLGITKVGSRRVVQYGAGIMLVLGTIGKFTALFASLPDPILGGMFCTLFGMITAVGLSNLQFVDMNSSRNLFILGFAMFFGLTLPNYLDSRPNAINTGVPEVDQILTVLLTTEMFVGGGIAFILDNTIPGTQEERGLVQWKAGAHADRTTAANLKSYDFPFGMSVVKRIQWFTYVPVCPVFKGFHSRKRNCDTMENVQENTDNLFICTKV is encoded by the exons ATGGGGAACAGTTCGGAAGATTTGTCTCAAACCAAG AATGGAAATGCAGCTTCCACCTGGCACGAGGGGACCCCCGAAATCATCACCGAGAATTCATATGGGAAGGAGCTGGAGAGCGAGGACAAG CTTCTCAGCCTAGCTGCCAGCCTCTGCTTTCTGCCCCTGCTGGTGCTGAAATCGTCCTTCCTCCATTTCCAGCGCCAAGCCACAGACacagggagggagcagaaagaatTCGACATGATCTATAAAATAGAAGACGTGCCCCCATGGTACCTCTGCATCCTGCTTGGCTTTCAG CACTACCTGACCTGTTTCAGTGGGACGATCGCTGTCCCGTTCCTCCTGGCAGAGTCCCTGTGTGTGGGAAAGGACCAATACACAGTCAGCCAGCTCATCGGCACCATATTCACCTGCGTCGGGATCACCACACTAATCCAGACCACGCTGGGGATCCG ACTCCCCCTGTTTCAAGCAAGCGCACTCGCCTTTCTGGTTCCTGCAAAGTCCATCCTGGCCCTGGAGAAATGGAAATGTCCCCCAGAAG AGGAGATCTACGGCAATTGGACGTTACCGCTGAACACATCTCACGTGTGGCACCCGAGGATGAGAGAA ATCCAAGGGGCGATCATCGTGTCCAGCCTGGTGGAAGTGGTGATCGGGCTTGTGGGGCTGCCAGGAGCGCTGCTCAGCTACATTGGACCTCTCACCGTCACTCCCACTGTCTCCCTGATAGGACTGTCAGTCTTCCAAGCTGCGGGGGATCGTGCAGGATCTCACTGGGGCATTGCAGCACT aTCCATTTTTCTGATTGTTTTATTTGCCCAGTACCTGCGAAATGCGACCTTTCGGCTGCCTGGGTACAAATGGGGGAAAGGCTGTATTGTGTTCAGGCTACAGATCTTCAAAATGTTCCCG ATCATCCTGGCCATCATGATGGTGTGGCTGTTGTGCTATATTTTAACATTGACGGACGTTTTCCCACGCGATGCTGAGGCATATGGCTACAAGGCCAGGACAGACGCCAGGGGGAAAATCATGTCAACTGCACCCTGGTTCCGCCTACCATATCCTT GTCAGTGGGGCTTGCCCACCGTGACGGCAGCAGCTGTGTTAGGGATGTTCAGCGCTACCCTGGCTGGCATTATCGAGTCCATCGGGGATTACTACGCCTGCgccaggctggcaggggctccAGCGCCACCCATCCACGCTATCAATAG AGGCATTTTTACAGAGGGGATCTCCTGTATCATAGCTGGGCTGCTGGGAACGGGCAACGGCTCCACATCCTCGAGCCCCAACATCGGCGTCTTGGGCATCACAAAG GTGGGAAGCAGAAGAGTGGTGCAATATGGAGCTGGGATCATGCTTGTTTTGGGAACCATCGGCAAGTTCACGGCTCTGTTTGCCTCACTCCCTGACCCTATCCTCGGAGGGATGTTCTGTACATTATTCG GAATGATCACAGCTGTTGGCCTTTCCAACCTGCAGTTCGTTGATATGAACTCATCCCGCAATCTTTTCATTCTGGGATTCGCAATGTTTTTTGGGCTGACGTTGCCAAACTACTTGGATTCACGCCCCAATGCCATTAACACAG GTGTTCCTGAAGTCGACCAAATATTAACAGTGCTGTTAACAACGGAAATGTTTGTTGGGGGTGGCATTGCCTTCATATTGGACAACACCATTCCAG GGACACAGGAGGAGCGTGGGCTGGTTCAGTGGAAGGCTGGAGCACATGCAGACAGAACCACAGCTGCAAATTTGAAAAGCTACGATTTTCCATTTGGAATGAGTGTGGTAAAAAGGATCCAGTGGTTCACGTATGTGCCAGTATGCCCTGTTTTCAAGGGATTTCATTCAAGGAAAAGGAATTGTGACACAATGGAAAATGTACAAGAGAACACAGACAACCTGTTCATATGTACTAAGGTCTGA